A section of the Sphaerobacter thermophilus DSM 20745 genome encodes:
- a CDS encoding sugar ABC transporter permease has translation MSTGTRPAAEESHAPAAAPGLRGWLRVAGERATRSNIGALPVLLGLAVIAVIFQIANRNFLTALNLTNLMIQIAAVGTIAVGVTLVLLLGEIDLSVGAVSGLAAGVMAVLSVKQGWPALAAVAAAILVGTAIGFLQGAWSFKLGVPSFIVTLAGLLGWQGALLRVLGSTGTINLNDPFITGIANRLLPLWLGWAAGIAFVLIYAGTALWSRRERLRAGLPVPAVGGVALRIAVVSLGVLAAVALMSVDRSPNPRVQIAGVPSGVLIFLIFVVVFDLITRRTRFGRHIYAVGGNAEAARRAGINVDRVRITVFMLGSTLAACGGILAASRLYAVNQASGSGDVLLNSIAAAVIGGTSLFGGRGTVWSALLGALVIGAISNGMDLLALSAAIKFMITGGVLLLAVTIDALARRSRQAAGRA, from the coding sequence ATGAGTACCGGCACCAGGCCCGCGGCGGAGGAGTCCCATGCCCCGGCGGCCGCGCCCGGGCTCCGCGGCTGGCTGCGAGTGGCCGGGGAGCGCGCAACCCGAAGCAACATCGGCGCCCTACCGGTCCTCCTCGGGCTCGCCGTCATCGCTGTCATCTTCCAGATTGCCAACCGCAACTTCCTGACGGCGCTCAACCTGACCAACCTCATGATCCAGATCGCCGCCGTTGGCACCATCGCGGTCGGCGTGACGCTGGTGCTCCTGCTCGGCGAGATCGACCTCTCGGTCGGCGCGGTCAGCGGCCTCGCCGCCGGGGTGATGGCGGTGCTGTCGGTCAAGCAGGGGTGGCCCGCGCTGGCAGCCGTGGCCGCCGCCATCCTGGTCGGGACGGCCATCGGCTTCCTCCAGGGCGCCTGGAGCTTCAAGCTGGGGGTGCCGTCCTTCATCGTGACCCTGGCCGGCTTGCTCGGCTGGCAGGGGGCGCTGCTGCGCGTGCTCGGGTCGACCGGGACGATCAACCTGAACGACCCGTTCATCACCGGGATCGCCAATCGCCTCCTGCCGCTCTGGCTCGGCTGGGCTGCCGGCATCGCCTTCGTCCTGATCTATGCCGGGACAGCCCTCTGGAGCCGCCGCGAGCGGCTGCGGGCCGGACTCCCAGTGCCGGCGGTGGGTGGCGTGGCCCTGCGCATCGCGGTCGTTTCCCTCGGCGTGCTCGCGGCGGTTGCCCTCATGAGCGTGGACCGCAGCCCCAACCCCCGGGTGCAGATCGCGGGCGTCCCCTCGGGTGTGCTGATCTTCCTGATCTTCGTGGTGGTCTTCGACCTGATCACGCGGCGGACACGCTTCGGCCGCCATATCTACGCCGTCGGCGGCAACGCCGAGGCGGCGCGGCGGGCAGGCATCAACGTCGATCGAGTCCGGATCACCGTCTTCATGCTCGGCTCGACGCTGGCGGCTTGCGGCGGCATCTTGGCCGCCTCCCGCCTCTACGCCGTCAACCAGGCTTCCGGCTCCGGCGACGTGCTGCTGAACAGCATCGCAGCGGCCGTCATCGGCGGCACGAGCCTCTTCGGCGGGCGGGGCACCGTCTGGTCCGCGCTGCTCGGCGCGCTGGTGATCGGGGCCATCTCCAACGGCATGGACCTGCTGGCCCTCTCCGCCGCGATCAAGTTCATGATCACCGGCGGCGTCCTGCTGCTGGCCGTCACCATCGACGCCCTCGCCCGCCGCAGCCGCCAGGCCGCCGGTCGGGCGTAG
- a CDS encoding ATP-binding cassette domain-containing protein, producing the protein MTTAVTPILELRGISKRFGAVQALHEVDFEVYPGEVVALVGDNGAGKSTLIKVIAGTHRADAGDYHFAGEAVAVTHPGDATRLGIETVYQDLALCDNLDVVANLFLGRERVDSLVPPVIRPLDEVEMERRAVEVLASLNVRIPSVRSPVATLSGGQRQSVAIARAVMWNSAVVVLDEPTAALGVAQTRQVLNLIRRLRDRGLGVVVVSHNLADVFEVADRIIVLRLGRRVATFARRDVTPEQVVAAITGAGIGQQGNGPLPPDGVVAGPDGEATP; encoded by the coding sequence ATGACCACTGCCGTGACACCGATCCTCGAACTCCGCGGGATCTCGAAGCGCTTCGGCGCGGTGCAGGCCCTGCATGAGGTCGACTTCGAGGTCTACCCGGGCGAAGTCGTCGCCCTGGTCGGCGATAACGGCGCCGGGAAATCGACCCTCATCAAGGTCATCGCCGGAACCCATCGGGCCGACGCCGGGGACTACCACTTCGCCGGGGAGGCGGTCGCGGTGACCCACCCCGGCGACGCGACGCGGCTGGGGATCGAGACGGTCTATCAGGACCTGGCCCTCTGCGACAACCTCGACGTCGTCGCCAACCTCTTCCTGGGCCGGGAGCGGGTTGACTCGCTCGTGCCGCCGGTCATCCGGCCGCTCGACGAGGTGGAGATGGAGCGCCGCGCCGTTGAGGTCCTGGCCAGCCTGAATGTACGCATCCCTTCGGTCCGCAGCCCGGTGGCGACCCTCTCCGGGGGGCAGCGCCAGTCGGTCGCCATCGCCCGGGCGGTGATGTGGAACTCGGCGGTGGTGGTCCTCGACGAGCCGACGGCCGCGCTGGGCGTCGCCCAGACGCGGCAGGTGCTCAACCTGATCCGGCGCCTGCGCGACCGCGGGCTGGGCGTGGTCGTCGTCAGCCACAACCTGGCCGACGTCTTCGAGGTCGCCGACCGCATCATCGTGCTGCGTCTGGGTCGCCGGGTCGCCACCTTTGCCCGGCGCGACGTGACCCCCGAGCAGGTGGTGGCCGCGATCACCGGTGCCGGGATCGGACAGCAGGGCAACGGGCCGCTGCCCCCTGATGGGGTGGTCGCGGGGCCGGACGGGGAGGCGACGCCATGA